TACATGagtaattaatcaacatttctATTTTATAGTTAAAAAATCCcctaaacataaaaaataaacaacaataatataaatttaacaaaaataataaacatattaatttatttaaaaagcgtaaattattaattaattttttttttctgaatttgatatttttataattttttcatatataatcaatatcAACATTTTATCCATATTTTCATCCCCATTACATTAATTCAGTTAGATATTAGAAATGTAATAGAAGAATTTGAAACTATAAATTAGATATTGTAAAGAGGGAAATTGAAATTGTAGGTTCCAATTTTCAACCCAACAGTAAAAGAGGAATCAATTCTATCGTCTCCTTCGGACGCCTCCGAAGAAGGGAGAACCCATAGCCTGGCTGTCTAAACGAAGGTATgaatttctcttcaatttgatTCGTATTTTATTGATAATCCACATTTCTTTATCCTGTAACGCTGTGAATCCGtgtgaacaagaagaagatttAGCAATCATCTGCGGTTCAAATTTCCGATAATCAATTTCTTCTCAAAGATATTTTCTAGGGTTTTTTTGTTTGCTCCCCTCCCTTTCTCTGCTTCTCTTAATTTTAACCTCTGCATATATTTGTAATTTCAGCAGAGTTCATGCTGTGGTTGAATCGATAAACGTTGACTTAGAAAACGCTATATATGCATACTTTTGGTTAATTTTTCCGTTGTCTTTACAGGCATCAGGCACTATGGATTTGAGGTTTGGAATTGTTTTCCTTCTTGTGGTGGGTGCTGCTTGGGATTGTGATGCTAGAAACTTGGCATCATTTGGTAATTCTTTTTTGCTTACTTTCAATGTTTCTGGTTGTTTAAGACTGGCAAAGGTTATGTTTCAGTTTCGGCTCTGATCTTTTAGAAACCTCAATTTTATCGTAGCAAGTCATCCTGGTTGctaattattgagagaaatttgTTGTGCAAAATGAGGAAAATAAAGGATCTTTTGGGTATGATGTTTAATGGATTGAAAATTTATGTAATAACAAGAAGTCATTTAGGGGTGGGTAAAGGTCTTTACTACGTGGTCAAATCACAAGAAGTGAGTAAGCTTTTGATTTACTTTGGTGGATATGTCtatttcatcaaattaaaatcGAGAATTTCTAACTCAATGGACAAAGTCTGTATTATTAGTCATATCATTTTGTCCATAAATTTAAATGTGATTGTAAATATTtgattgggaaaaaaaattccTAAAGGATGAAATTGAAGCTTTGGCTTTGGCTTCTTCTTTTGGGAATTACTTTTTTTGGTGAGAGTTCTTTCCTCCCTTTGTCCTATCCCTCATCCTCGAGAGGGGTTGTTGTATGGTTGTTGGGTTGCTCTtcggttttaattaatttcagtttttctaaaaaatgaagCTTTTAAAAGCTTTGGAATGAAATTATATAATGGTTTAAACACAAGAGACTAAATGATATATTTACTAGAATTAAAATTCAATGGTTTTGGTTATTTATCCTGATTTTGTTCAGTCCTTTTTCTATTACTCAGTCTTTAAGAATTCCAACAAATACAAGCGTTGTGTGAAgatgattttcattttgaaaaggcATTCAATCTTCTGCTTTGAATGATGTTTTATCGCATCAGAGAAGTTACCATTGCTGCCTTTTCAGATTCTGGGTTAAGCTACCTGGAGCAAGCGAAGGACGTTGAGTCTTTATCTGAAGCTTCCAGCAACGCAAAGATATGTAAACTTTGTGAGAGCTTGGTCAGTCAGGCCGTTGAATATTTTGCAGATAACCAGACTCAGAGTGAGATTATTGATATTCTCCGGCAAACATGCGGTGCGGCAGGCGTGTTCAAGGAGGAGGTATAATGCTCATTGCCTTTATTACTTTTTCATTACACAAATCTTCATGAGTGTGCTTTTGAAATGATAGATAATTATTTCCCTTCTAAAATGAAGAAACCTTCTAGTCAATTCTATTTGTATTTATATCTTTCATTCTTGTCTGAATTGAAGGGATAGAGAGAATATAATTTGctgttattaatattatatcatctttGAATCAACTTAGTGCATCGGTCTGGTGGATAGCTATGTTCCTCTCTTCTTCTCAGAGATTTCCTCAATTGAACCTGCTAGCATCTGCCAATCAGCCCGCTTCTGTGAGCAAGTTACTATAATCTCCTCGCAGATTCAGGACCATAACTGTGAATTCTGTCATCAGACTATTTCAAAAATATTGGATAAGTTGAAAGATCCTGACACACAGGTTTGATATTGCACACTCTGCTAGTTATTTTGTACGGAACGTCTATTATGGTGTCTACTTTTGGTCAATAGGAATCAATTATATTaaggaataaaaaaattacatagaTAGGGAAAAGCAACATAGATGGAGACATATATGAaacttttttaattgaaaatagtATTTGTAATATATGCACGAGGGTAGTGAATTAGCAAgtgaaattaacaaaatatcatGTGGGTGGGATTAATGTGAAAACTAAGATGTATGAGATGACGTTCAAATTATACAGATGTTAGAAGATATGTAGTGTGGTCAGTAAGAAATGGACAGATTAAAAATTCAAGAAGGCTGAAAGGAGAGAACACAGTGCTATCCTGCCATTCTGAATGGTTGACCTAGGATGTTGGTGTCTTGTGTGGCCTTTACCATTTTATGGGAGTGCTGACTTGAAGAAAATTGAACGACTTTTAGCTATGAACTTAGAAGTATGGACGAGCCTGCTTGCCAAACCATTCAGTATTCTTGATAGTATCAAAACCTGCTACATTGTATGGTTGCTAAGAAACATATATCTCTCGGTAGTTTCttaaaatatgttatgtttgtGAATTTGTTGCATTCTCTTGGCTATGAACTAAAGTTTATCATTTAATGGAGggatatgatgcatgattagaTGATGTCTTGTGTTCTGAACTTTCTTGACATCCTGCTTCTTTGCTTTCTGTCTATCAGATAGAGATACTTCAGACGCTTTTGAATATGTGTGACTCTTTTGGGTACCGCGTGAAAGAGGTACGGAAAATTTGGATGTCAATACTTCCATTACCTGTTGACATATATTTTTCTGGTTTTGCTGTTTGAAAAGAGTAAAAAGCAAATATGATGATTCATGTCTGTCAATTCCCCATCTTTGTCTATTTGAAGTTCATAAGTCAACTAAAATATCGAGTCTCTTTTACAtttatgtataaaaaaaaaggttctaTTCCTCCTATATCCAGTCTTGAGTCTGGGCCCCATGCCGGAGATGTACTTCGTGACCACCCTCAGTAACCTTGTGGGCTGTGAGCAGTGCTGAGCAGTGGGCAGTGTTTTTGATAGGAATGGTATTAGAGGGATATTAAGGTCATATTATTCATTAACTAAGTACTTTGTTAGGGAAGTTTGGTTATATATCCAGTAAGTAAGGAAGGAGGAAGGTGAGATTATTTCGGTGAGTGGATTAGGGCTTGAGAGTGATCTCAGGAGATTGGGAGGGTCCAAGTAACTAAGTATTAATATGACCTTAATAACCCTCTAATACTTTATACCATTCGTTTCGTATCAGTTGTCTAAACCGTGAGGTGCACTAATGCTTTGAGTTTAGGGGCAAGGTGAAAAATgacattcttttatttctttttgttattgtttattttataaatgacgTATATGATTGAGAAATgcaaattattttcctttttaactaTACAAGGTTTTTTGGGGAAAAGGTAGAAATTAGAGGTTTCCTAAAATATTATTTAGAAAAAGGAGGACATGGGACGGATACTTCTACTATCTTTAGAAAACGAATCATAAAACAAGATAAGAAAGAACTCCATGGCGCTTAGGCATGTACCTTGATGAAGGCGTCTTGCTTCTTTGACTCAAGGCCACCTCAGTGGGTTGCCCAGgcacattttttaaatatactgCTTCTGAGAGATCTTGACCACCCCTAAACTAACTTCAGGAGATAAAAAGGGTTCTACCTTAAATAAGGTtatattataagtttagttcttgaactttttgATTGGTTTCAAGTAGATCTTTAAACCtcaaaaaatatctaataaatcCTGAGCTTTTAATTTCGCATTTAATAGATCCTTCAACTTTGAAAAAAGTGTCAAATAAGCCctaaactttttattttgtcTAATAAGTAGGGTATTAAATTTTCGTTGACATGTCAACATTTTCATCAATATCTTCTCTTATCCACGGGTATGATATCGATGTAAGGGGCAGATCAACATAGTAAACCTTGCTAATAAGTTGTGTGTCTAATAGGTCAATTGACGTATTTGGCATTTCTAAAATTGACAcaaatttaattgtttaatatCTTATTAGACACAAGATTAGTTCATGAACCTATTTGACGTTTTTAGAGTTTAGAGACATAATAGGCCCAATGAAAGTTTAGGAATCTATTAGattcttttaaaagtttagagtcCTATTAACATATGTACGAAATTTCATggattaaacttgtaatttaatctaTTTTAAATTACTAAACTTCCACTTGAAGGCTTGAACCTAGGACTGCCGATATTATTTCTAAATATCCCCAAGTCTTTACCACCAGCTTTACAGtactttttttttggttattgtTAGTTGATTCTTTTTTCCCAACCCAAAAACTAGCTCAATCACTGTGATTCTCTCTCCCATTCATACGTACAATATCTCACAACCCATCACATGACTAACAATGTCACAGAACCCATTACATAATTGACGTGGGACAATCAATGATGCATATGTTATCTTGATGTTGTGACATTTTTTGTCATTGAGCAGTGCAAGAAATTGGTATTTGAATATGGGCCTCTGATCCTTGCCAACTCGGAGAAAATTCTGGAGCAAACAGATATTTGCAAAGCAATACACGCATGTCCGGGCGGACCTCGTGGTGACAACACTATATTATTATCTGTTGGAACTGCATCTTCGCTTGCCGACGCCTGAATTTGCACACCAAACATGATGGAGGGATCTACATATTGTGTATGAATGAAAATGGGTAAGGAAATGACTTTTTCTTTGCCCTTCTGTCTGTTTATGAATCTGATTTGATACAATCTTTGTCCATGGATGGTCTGTGTAAACATGTACATTGGTATGTGCATATATATGATTGGCTGTTGCATTGTCGAGTAAATAATTGAGATGCTTTGTTTGTAGCtgttcaatttgaatttttgatGTCGACTTGCTTGAATTGGAACTTGGAATTATTGTTGATGATGCTTTGATTGAATTGGGAGTTAAAGTTCTTTTGCTTTTAATCCTCGTGTTGTGTGCTGGCATATTTAGCCTCGTTGAACTTGGATTAGGGGAATAAATAATAATGTGAGATGAagagggaaaaaagaaagaaagaaagcagAGTTTGACATTTGAGGCTGCTGGATTTTATGTTTCTCCTATGCAAAAATTAGAatatgtttgagagtgattttatAAGGGTTAAAATCACTCCAATTGCGATCAGGTCATtctaaaacatgtttttaatcatTCATAATCATTTATAGTATGAAAATCGTGTTTCAGAACATAAAATCAAAACGTGCTTTGGATTTTGAATATAAAAAGTGATTAGCTCTCTGAACTTGTTCAATGTGTCGTAAGAGATTGCTTAAAATTATAGATGTTTGAGCTCACTTGTATCTCGTTAGATGATATATTCCATGTTTGAGCTCCCTTGTGCCTCTTCAAgtaattaataaaaagaaaaagaaaaaaaatagagaaaagaaagacTTTGATGTTTGGTTTTGCATTAAAATGCTTCCTAGTTTAGTACTTAGGTCAGAGGCACCATACTATAGGAGTGCTTTCTCACAAAGCACTGGCCATTTCCAAAATCACTACTTCAAAACatgataattttaattttgaaattgaagtaGTTGAACGTTTTTATAAATCCTACCTAAGTCTTGATGTCTTAGATATGGGCTAAATACCCTATCCcctttagaaaattaaataataagaataataatgaCAATGCCTGCAATGactattaaattattaaaaaaaaatcatgaattttAGGGTGTCTTTCAATTGGTCTTCTAAACTTGGAAGAGTTTCATTCTAAgcattgaagcttcaagtttGTTAAAAAGAATatccttgaattttgaaattgtttttttaaaagaaattttcattaaaataaaggATGAAAATTGACATGCTATAAGTGTGCAAAAAATATGAAGTATTATTACTATTCATTTATTCTCAAAATCTATTATTAAAATCATTTACGTTATCAATTTTTACGCGTTAAATGCCATACTTGTTTATTTGAGTGTTATTATAAATGATGTTACACGTCTTTCAATTCGTATACATTAGTCCTCATttcaattttaacaaaaaaaaaaaaaaaaaaactctccaatgatatttttcataataaaattttaaaataaaatgaaactttCAAAGTTTGAGGATAT
The nucleotide sequence above comes from Benincasa hispida cultivar B227 chromosome 3, ASM972705v1, whole genome shotgun sequence. Encoded proteins:
- the LOC120073743 gene encoding proactivator polypeptide-like 1, with amino-acid sequence MDLRFGIVFLLVVGAAWDCDARNLASFDSGLSYLEQAKDVESLSEASSNAKICKLCESLVSQAVEYFADNQTQSEIIDILRQTCGAAGVFKEECIGLVDSYVPLFFSEISSIEPASICQSARFCEQVTIISSQIQDHNCEFCHQTISKILDKLKDPDTQIEILQTLLNMCDSFGYRVKECKKLVFEYGPLILANSEKILEQTDICKAIHACPGGPRGDNTILLSVGTASSLADA